Within Sorghum bicolor cultivar BTx623 chromosome 2, Sorghum_bicolor_NCBIv3, whole genome shotgun sequence, the genomic segment TGACCTTAAGAGAATTGGAAAGGAAATAGTAAAAAGGTGTGAGGGAATACCATTATTAACTCATTCTCTTGGTTTAGTTGTACAAAATCAAGTCACAAATGTGTGGTTAGCTGCAAGGGATGAAGAAATATGGAAACTAGAAAGAAGAGTTGCCACTAAAATAGAATTTTTTTCACCATTATACCGAATATACAATGACTTCCCCCCAACTATTAAATTGTGCTTTCTATATTTATCCATATTTCCTAAAGGATCTGCAATAGATAAGGAAAAACTGATCCAACAGTGGATTGCACTCGAGATTATTGGTTCAAAACATGACTCCTTGCCTCCTTATGTGAATGGGGAGATGTGCATTCAGGACCTTTTGTCAACATATTTTCTCCAAGTTCGAGATATGCACTCAGTAAGTTACTACGTACTTGTTACCTTGGGAGTCTTCATTTTCATGTCTAGTATGCCTTTAAGCCTTAAACTATTTAcagtcataacttaaagatTATTGTATACTTTATCATTTATTTAATGGTTAATTCCATGTCCTTGTATGCTTTTCACAAAATAGATATTTACTGAACAACAAATAGTGTAAAATGCAGTAATCTACTTTAATTTTGGAATGTGTGGCCTATGATATGTTGGGAGGAGGAAAGTTCTTTAATTTCTCATATGTTAATTTGTTATGAAACATGTCTACTTGTTGAGTTTaggtaataatatttatttagatgTCAAATGTCTCTGTGATACTTTGCAGAAACCACCAAAAGCTACtttttgacttttctagatacattacttttgctatgtatctagaaaagccaacaCGTCatgtaatttggaatggagtatGAAAAGTTTGGAAATGGAGTTATTTCTATTGATGCACAAAACAAACATCATGGAAAAGATGGAACTACAAAGAAGCCATATGATTTAGTTGCCAAGCAACTATAATAGACAAAATTGAATGACATCTAGCACTTTTATTACATTTATTTATGTGCTATTTATTTTCAGGTTTATGGAATGGATAACAGAATAGTTCCTACAGCGTTCTACATTCATAACTTTGTCCACGAATTTGCAAGACATGTTGCTTGCGATGATATTGTAATTTTGGATGGTACCGAAATGCTAAAGGGCTGCGCAAAATGGCAAACCTTCCAATATGCACTCATGACATGTTACCAGGGGCAGTCAACACTTTCCCACTCACAGCTTACAAGGACAAGGGCATTGCATCTCAGGAACTCTGAGGCGATAACACTTCATTGTGAAGCATTTGAATTACTGAAGCATTTGCGTGTTTTGAATCTTAGTGGATGTTGCATTGGAGAATTACCAGCCTCTATAGGCTGTCTAAAGCGTCTAAAATATCTTGATGTTTCTGGTGTGCAGATTCAAACCTTGTCATCCCCGGTGAGTAGGTTGACAAACCTTGAGGTATTGGATCTATCAGAAACATGTATGAAGGAATTACCATCTTTCATTGGTAATTTACAGAATCTAAAATATTTAAACATGCAAGGCTGTGATAAACTTCAAAACCTGCCTTTATCCCTTGGTCATCTGCAAAGACTTGAGCATCTTCGACTGTCATGCTGCAGAGGCATTGCTGTGCTACCAGACTCTTTGTGCAATCTTAACAATCTTCGAATTTTGGATTTATCAAGATGCACTATGCTGCGACACTTACCTGCTCTATTTGGTAACTTAGTGAACTTGGAGGATCTAAGCCTATCTAGTTGCTTCAACCTTAAGCAGTTACCAGAATCTTTTGGTAACCTTTATTTTCTTAGGTTCCTGAACCTATCTAGCTGCTATGAACTTCAGAAGTTTCCTGAATCTCTTACAAACCTCGAGAAATTGGAAGTTCTTATACTCCGGAGATGTTGCAGACTTCAAATTCTCCCTCCCTCCTTTGCAATGATTAAGTACCTTCGAATTCTTGATCTGGCTGGCTGTGAAGCACTTCATGTAAGTACTGAGATGCTAACAACCAATCTGGAATATCTGAACCTACAACGGTGCCTAAATCTTCAGACTCAGCCATACTACTTTGAAAACTTCAATAAGTTGAAGTTTTTGAATCTTTCCCAGTGCCTCCCTACCGTTGATTGCCTGAATTCTGTTAGTTACTTGTTCAACTTAGAATATCTAGACCTGTCAGAAACTTTCCTTGACATACCTGTGTCTTTTGCAAGGCTTCGGAAGTTGCACACACTTAACCTCACTGGTTGTGCTCCAATGCATCGATCCTCTAATGTACACCAAATATGGGCAGGTATATTAGCAAAAATTACAAGTCTCAAGTCTGTGCTGACGACGGACCCAGTATTAGCGGCCTCTCTTCCAGGACATGTCGAGTGCTCTGCTCACTACCACTCACTCACAACAACTGATGAACTTGTTATTAAAGAGATCACAGGCAGTTCCAGAGGCCTTCATATTGCCGAGCAGTTGAATCTGCAGAACCGACTGGAGCTTTGTTTCCTTAAGCTGGAGTGGGTCCCTAGGTCCCAATCAGCTCAAGATGAACTATTGGAATATACAGATGAGGAAGTGCTGGAGAAGTTCCAACCAAATGAGACCCTGGAACATTTTGTGCTAGTTAAATATACAGGCTATGTGTTTCCTACATGGATGATGAACAAACTGACTTCACTCCCATACCTTGTCAACCTTTGTTTGTTCCACCTGCATAACTGCAGTGCACTCCCTCCAATTGGCCATCTAAGAAATCTCCGCTACTTGCATATTAAAGATATGCCCAACCTCAGAGATCTAGAGATGGGTCTTTCTGGGGGGCCTGTGTCCTTGGGGAAATTGACTCACCTCAAACTGGAAGCACTGAATTTAGAAGAGCTGTCTATACTGTTGTCAGCCAACAATGAGAGTCCCTGTTTCATGTTTCCCAATCTTGAGGAGTTATCCGTTCTATCTTGTTCTAAGCTTGTCTTCAAACCATCTCTGCCAAAGTGTGCGAAATATGTAATAAAAGAGAGTAACATGGTTCTTTCATGTGGGCAACCTCTGGGGCCATTGTCATCTCCATCAATAGAAAAAGTTGAGATAAGTGGGTGTACGATACCTTCTGGTTGGTTGCAGTGGCTTAGATCCATGCAGACTCTTGAGGAAGTAGTGATAGATGGTGAAGCTCTTTCATCTTTTGAGCTCCTGAAGATACATGGAACTCAAGGATCATCTGGTAGTAAGATTTCAAGTGAAACTGCAAGTTCATCTAGGACAAATATGTCACGTGAGTTGACCACTGAGGTAGTCGACCACTTGTCTTCCTTTTTACTTTTACAACATATCTATGTTTTTCATAACATCACCGACGCTGTTGAAGAACATTTATCTCCTGTTAAATATAGGATGGTGCCCTTAAAGATATTGGTATCGACAGCTCAACAATCAAACCTTTTCCAAGGTTTAGCACCACTTCTGAACTCTCAGGTTAGCTCAACAATCTCCTACTTTctggaaataaataaaatatttcaatCATGGTCTTTGAAACATTATTTTTCAATTCACTCCCAGCATAGGCGCGATGGTACTAGAAACATAAGTTTTAATTGAAGCTAGGTTCATATGCATTCAAATCAAGTTAAAAGTTTCTATTGATAAAAATGTTGATACATATGTATGCTCTCTCCTGCTCAAAATTTAGAGCTGCCATAAACATCCCCTTAAAAGgttgtgtaatataaatatcaaGTCTAATATAAAATGAAAGGTTCCATATGATCCTGATCTAATACTAGGTGTTCTATAGTATGGGAATGTTATGACTTTGGGAGTATTTTTATGACTACTCGGGTTGCACTCATTAACTATAAAAACAACAAAACCATGAAATGGGAAATAAATGATGTTCTTTTGTTGCTCTCAATATTTATCAACTTATGATACACAAATAGTTATTTTTACATTAAATTCATAAAGTACTCTTATGTAACATAGAATTAATGCCATTAGAGAATCTAATACTCTCTTGTCCTGAAATAAAGGGGTCTAGAGTTCaaaatttgtaaaaaaaattatagggGATTCTATGTGAACAAACACCCTAAAAGGTAATATTCACATGCATGCCTACCATTAATGTCTATCACCAACCTAAATATGGTAATCGGGGAGGGCTATATGCGTCATTTGTCTTACCACATAATATGTTCTAAAATTACTTGGATACCTTATATTTTAGGATAAAGGGAGTAGAACTTATATTAACCCTTTTGCCCTCAATCAAGAGTTCAAAATGCTAAATAAGTAAACTTTACCCTCTCTTTCTCCCTTTTGTGAATAATAATAATGTTAATATAGTTTTGTTACCCTGTAGCAACCACACGGGCCTATTTCCTACTATGTAACTTAAAATAAACTGACAAATTCATTGGTATGTGATTCATTAAGGGAACTATTTTCATGATTGGtaactataaaaatatataactattg encodes:
- the LOC8055524 gene encoding putative disease resistance protein RGA3 isoform X1, with the protein product MPHAHAAAVVDRLLRRLGSAAWRLEVPRSIDGDLAHVWRTLVRLQDVLVSLEIRPEVQEWMGDIKQVAYDVENLVDELEDHNSMESQMSGCVAVGEEAPSCCSCSFLMHSTRADRMKSIKRRLDCSVKDSVVFSLSQYPFPDVERFDNEAFDRAAVVGRDNDKAKIKDMLLQSNAEKLSIIPIVGLVGLGKTTLARLIFLDQGEGWNFDLRIWICLNRKLNIKMIASDIISQCNHTEEKFLDVHTGMEIQENLQLLKNCLQEALREKHCLIVLDDLSSTDKNQLDELKEMLKGTNESIKVLVTTSSEITAELVYTIPPYKLCPLSEDDSWKIFSQKAFGNCNSDNTDLKRIGKEIVKRCEGIPLLTHSLGLVVQNQVTNVWLAARDEEIWKLERRVATKIEFFSPLYRIYNDFPPTIKLCFLYLSIFPKGSAIDKEKLIQQWIALEIIGSKHDSLPPYVNGEMCIQDLLSTYFLQVRDMHSVYGMDNRIVPTAFYIHNFVHEFARHVACDDIVILDGTEMLKGCAKWQTFQYALMTCYQGQSTLSHSQLTRTRALHLRNSEAITLHCEAFELLKHLRVLNLSGCCIGELPASIGCLKRLKYLDVSGVQIQTLSSPVSRLTNLEVLDLSETCMKELPSFIGNLQNLKYLNMQGCDKLQNLPLSLGHLQRLEHLRLSCCRGIAVLPDSLCNLNNLRILDLSRCTMLRHLPALFGNLVNLEDLSLSSCFNLKQLPESFGNLYFLRFLNLSSCYELQKFPESLTNLEKLEVLILRRCCRLQILPPSFAMIKYLRILDLAGCEALHVSTEMLTTNLEYLNLQRCLNLQTQPYYFENFNKLKFLNLSQCLPTVDCLNSVSYLFNLEYLDLSETFLDIPVSFARLRKLHTLNLTGCAPMHRSSNVHQIWAGILAKITSLKSVLTTDPVLAASLPGHVECSAHYHSLTTTDELVIKEITGSSRGLHIAEQLNLQNRLELCFLKLEWVPRSQSAQDELLEYTDEEVLEKFQPNETLEHFVLVKYTGYVFPTWMMNKLTSLPYLVNLCLFHLHNCSALPPIGHLRNLRYLHIKDMPNLRDLEMGLSGGPVSLGKLTHLKLEALNLEELSILLSANNESPCFMFPNLEELSVLSCSKLVFKPSLPKCAKYVIKESNMVLSCGQPLGPLSSPSIEKVEISGCTIPSGWLQWLRSMQTLEEVVIDGEALSSFELLKIHGTQGSSGSKISSETASSSRTNMSRELTTEDGALKDIGIDSSTIKPFPRFSTTSELSVDPILSSKVSTPSKEIPSTLRRLDKSKMPALIPGDGSLNLSLKQVRKVTQNFSPLFKLGEGGIWTVYRAVLSDNQFAIIRRAKKGHVQEAKHLMKVKFLTEINHWSLVRFLGFIDKKDECIRITEYVPNGTLREHLHDQHKRILDFNQRIVIALDVAIALTYLHLCSGEALICYNLRTSNILLTENYRAKVCCSELSESGNVVLSTGTGGYIDPEYFETSELTAKSDVYSFGIILLEIISSHGPQDWDVLMNHRQSSVVQWALEKFYDDLMNEILDYRMEDRVDGDVLRDWLSLALSCVVSHGIDRPSIEVVGERLWKIWKDHRRNIGEQHEYEGSWAAFAVQEGILRHQKSVLKRNWGPSATEEDWSGYLRQIELIQEGHSVTEEEHSVTEGQHISRSRSFSLDDITVSPR
- the LOC8055524 gene encoding putative disease resistance protein RGA1 isoform X2 → MPHAHAAAVVDRLLRRLGSAAWRLEVPRSIDGDLAHVWRTLVRLQDVLVSLEIRPEVQEWMGDIKQVAYDVENLVDELEDHNSMESQMSGCVAVGEEAPSCCSCSFLMHSTRADRMKSIKRRLDCSVKDSVVFSLSQYPFPDVERFDNEAFDRAAVVGRDNDKAKIKDMLLQSNAEKLSIIPIVGLVGLGKTTLARLIFLDQGEGWNFDLRIWICLNRKLNIKMIASDIISQCNHTEEKFLDVHTGMEIQENLQLLKNCLQEALREKHCLIVLDDLSSTDKNQLDELKEMLKGTNESIKVLVTTSSEITAELVYTIPPYKLCPLSEDDSWKIFSQKAFGNCNSDNTDLKRIGKEIVKRCEGIPLLTHSLGLVVQNQVTNVWLAARDEEIWKLERRVATKIEFFSPLYRIYNDFPPTIKLCFLYLSIFPKGSAIDKEKLIQQWIALEIIGSKHDSLPPYVNGEMCIQDLLSTYFLQVRDMHSVYGMDNRIVPTAFYIHNFVHEFARHVACDDIVILDGTEMLKGCAKWQTFQYALMTCYQGQSTLSHSQLTRTRALHLRNSEAITLHCEAFELLKHLRVLNLSGCCIGELPASIGCLKRLKYLDVSGVQIQTLSSPVSRLTNLEVLDLSETCMKELPSFIGNLQNLKYLNMQGCDKLQNLPLSLGHLQRLEHLRLSCCRGIAVLPDSLCNLNNLRILDLSRCTMLRHLPALFGNLVNLEDLSLSSCFNLKQLPESFGNLYFLRFLNLSSCYELQKFPESLTNLEKLEVLILRRCCRLQILPPSFAMIKYLRILDLAGCEALHVSTEMLTTNLEYLNLQRCLNLQTQPYYFENFNKLKFLNLSQCLPTVDCLNSVSYLFNLEYLDLSETFLDIPVSFARLRKLHTLNLTGCAPMHRSSNVHQIWAGILAKITSLKSVLTTDPVLAASLPGHVECSAHYHSLTTTDELVIKEITGSSRGLHIAEQLNLQNRLELCFLKLEWVPRSQSAQDELLEYTDEEVLEKFQPNETLEHFVLVKYTGYVFPTWMMNKLTSLPYLVNLCLFHLHNCSALPPIGHLRNLRYLHIKDMPNLRDLEMGLSGGPVSLGKLTHLKLEALNLEELSILLSANNESPCFMFPNLEELSVLSCSKLVFKPSLPKCAKYVIKESNMVLSCGQPLGPLSSPSIEKVEISGCTIPSGWLQWLRSMQTLEEVVIDGEALSSFELLKIHGTQGSSGSKISSETASSSRTNMSRELTTEDGALKDIGIDSSTIKPFPRFSTTSELSVDPILSSKVSTPSKEIPSTLRRLDKSKMPALIPGDGSLNLSLKQVRKVTQNFSPLFKLGEGGIWTVYRAVLSDNQFAIIRRAKKVDPNTLIFSPCVLSYQLVFQYHLTWGCN